One segment of Vicugna pacos unplaced genomic scaffold, VicPac4 scaffold_20, whole genome shotgun sequence DNA contains the following:
- the LOC140693701 gene encoding uncharacterized protein has translation MSGTSSPSSPSSSRRRRLSPLSRHRSRRRFIPSADTAADAASAPSAGTAARPAPSAGTAAAAASDPSAGTAAAEHPAPSTGTAAATASAGTGADAASAGTAADAVSAPSAGIAAAAASAPSAGTAASAGNAADAASAPSAGTAASTGTAARPAPSAGTAAAAASAGTAADAASAPSAGTAAAAASAPSAGTAASAGNAADAASAPSAGTAASTATADRPAPSAGTAAAAASAGTAAAAASAPSAGTAASTATAARPAPSAGTAAAEPPAPSPGTAAATASAGTGADAASAGTAADAVSAPSAGIAASTAIAALPAPSAGTATAAASAPSAGTAAAAASAPSAGTAASAGNAADAASAPSAGTAAAAASAPSAGIADSTATAARPAPSAGTAAATASAGTGADAASAGTAADAVSAPSAGIAASTAIAALPAPSADTATAAASAGTAADAASAPSAGTAAAAASAPSAGTAASTATAARPPPSAVTAAADPPAPSAGTAAAAAASAPSPGTSTAAASAPSAGTAASTATAARPAVGQEPLHRRKVKMHVHNFKKVTSIYDVIRTT, from the exons gacttcgagtccctcaagtccttccagcagccgccgccgccgcctcagccccctaagccggcatcgcagccgccgccgcttcatccCTTCAGCcgataccgccgccgatgccgcctcagccccctcagccggcaccgccgcccgcccagccccctcagccggcaccgcagccgccgccgcctcggacccctcagccggcaccgcagccgccgaacacCCAGCCCCCTCaaccggcaccgcagccgccaccgcttcagccggtaccggcgccgatgccgcctcagcaggcacggcagccgacgccgtctcagccccttcagccggcatcgcagccgccgccgcctcggccccctcagcgggaacagccgcctcagccggtaacgccgccgatgccgcctcagccccttcagccggcaccgcagcctctaccggcaccgccgcccgcccagccccctcagctggcaccgcagccgccgccgcttcagccgggaccgccgccgatgccgcctcagccccctcagccggcactgcagccgccgccgcctcggccccctcagccggaacagccgcctcagcaggtaacgccgccgatgccgcctcagccccttcagccggcaccgcagcctctaccgccaccgccgaccgcccagccccctcagctggcaccgcagccgccgctgcttcagccggtaccgccgccgccgccgcctcggccccttcagccggcaccgcagcctctaccgccaccgccgcccgcccagccccctcagccggcaccgcagccgccgaacctccagccccctcacccggcaccgcagccgccaccgcttcagccggtaccggcgccgatgccgcctcagcaggcacggccgccgacgccgtctcagccccttcagccggcatcgcagcctcaaccgccatcgccgccctcccagccccctcagccggcaccgcaaccgccgccgcttcagccccttcagccggcaccgcagc cgccgccgcctcggccccctcagccggaacagccgcctcagcaggtaacgccgccgatgccgcctcagccccttcagccggcaccgcagccgccgccgcctcggccccttcagccggcatcgcagactctaccgccaccgccgcccgcccagccccctcagccggcaccgcagccgccaccgcttcagccggtaccggcgccgatgccgcctcagcaggcacggccgccgacgccgtctcagccccttcagccggcatcgcagcctcaaccgccatcgccgccctcccagccccctcagccgacaccgcaaccgccgccgcttcagccgggaccgccgccgatgccgcctcagccccctcagccggcaccgcagccgccgccgcatcggccccttcagccggcaccgcagcctctaccgccaccgccgcccgcccacccccctcAGCCGTcaccgcagccgccgaccccccagccccctcagccggcaccgcagccgccgccgccgcctcggccccctcacccggtacctccactgctgccgcctcagccccttcagccggcaccgccgcctcaactgccaccgccgcccgcccagctgtgggtcaggagccgctgcacagacg gaaggttaaaatgcatgttcataacttcaagaaagtcacaagcatttatgatgtaatcagaactacctga